A genome region from Halorussus pelagicus includes the following:
- a CDS encoding ATP-dependent helicase: MGARELLARGDFDFDADSVELDDAAVLESLEPAVREWWVEEFGEYAPENGGFFTPPQKETIPLVRDGTNALVASPTGSGKTLASFTAILNELFRREREQEAGLDNSVYCLYVSPLKSLANDIHRNLEVPLQGIAEKMDGEPSVRHAIRHGDTDDSARRKMLEETPHILNTTPETLAILLNSPKFKEKLETVEYVVVDEIHSLADGKRGTHLAVSLERLERMAETSPTRIGCSATVEPLADIAEFLVGCETEAPDGDATAPTPRDCEIVDSRFVREFDIELQCPTDDLIDTPREVVNERFYDQLHDLIGDHTNTLVFTNTRSGAERVLQNLRERYDAYDEDNSGCHHGSLSKEARQSIEQDLKDGTLDVVTTSTSLELGIDMPHIDLVVQVGSPKSVASLLQRVGRAGHQLGQTVTGRVVALDRDELVECAVMLKKAEEGFVDRVFVPEEAYDVAAQHVYGMAINEVRPEREVREILRGAYPYRNFVDEQFETLFRYLTADYEGLEEKKVYAKIWRDENDPPDGEYHYPEFDVGEPLVGKRGKLARVIYMTNIGTIPDSFTCDVFTRGDSEWVGDLDEQYLDTLEKGDVFVLGGQNFEYQYRRGSKVYVDRTSARPTVPSWFSERLPLSYDLGRSILDFQGELLEKFRKRGKPAVRVWLREFPLDENSVRAVARMFDEQIRYAGPESVSTTTRLAVEVELDRESYERHYYVHSNYGRKFNDGLSRVVAYRCANAANTNVSVAVADHGFTVSMPLNRKVDVAEILRDIDSEEVRDDLRASLDGTDLLQRYFRINATRALMILKRYKGYEKSASEQQVSSEMLLGFAEELEDFAVIEETYREIIEDKLAISAIEDLMAAVQSGEMEVVGNRVDTPTPRAFGLATLMASDVVLADDESAVLQEFHERVLDEIGDEYGDESDETGGASAAK, from the coding sequence ATGGGAGCGCGCGAGTTGCTGGCGCGCGGGGATTTCGACTTCGACGCCGACTCGGTCGAACTCGACGACGCCGCCGTCCTCGAATCGCTGGAACCGGCCGTCAGAGAGTGGTGGGTCGAGGAGTTCGGCGAGTACGCCCCCGAGAACGGCGGCTTCTTCACACCGCCCCAGAAGGAAACCATCCCGCTCGTCCGCGACGGGACCAACGCGCTCGTCGCCTCGCCCACGGGGTCGGGCAAGACGCTGGCGTCGTTCACCGCGATTCTCAACGAACTGTTCCGCCGCGAGCGCGAGCAGGAAGCGGGGTTGGACAACTCCGTCTACTGCCTCTACGTCTCGCCGCTCAAGTCGCTGGCCAACGACATCCACCGAAATCTGGAGGTTCCCCTACAGGGTATCGCCGAGAAGATGGACGGCGAACCGTCGGTCCGCCACGCCATCCGGCACGGCGACACCGACGATTCGGCGCGCCGGAAGATGCTGGAGGAGACGCCACACATCCTGAACACGACGCCCGAGACGCTGGCCATCCTGCTCAACTCCCCGAAGTTCAAAGAGAAGTTGGAGACCGTTGAGTACGTCGTCGTGGACGAGATTCACAGTCTCGCGGACGGCAAGCGCGGCACCCACCTCGCGGTGAGTTTGGAGCGACTGGAGCGGATGGCCGAGACGTCGCCGACCAGAATCGGCTGTTCGGCGACCGTCGAACCCTTGGCGGACATCGCGGAGTTTCTAGTCGGGTGCGAAACGGAGGCTCCGGACGGTGACGCCACCGCTCCGACGCCCCGCGACTGCGAAATCGTGGACAGTCGGTTCGTCCGGGAGTTCGACATCGAGTTGCAGTGTCCGACCGACGACCTCATCGACACACCCCGCGAGGTGGTCAACGAGCGATTCTACGACCAGTTACACGACCTCATCGGCGACCACACCAACACCCTCGTCTTCACGAACACGCGCTCGGGGGCCGAGCGCGTCCTCCAGAACCTCCGGGAGCGCTACGACGCCTACGACGAGGACAACTCTGGCTGTCACCACGGAAGCCTCTCGAAGGAGGCCCGCCAGTCCATCGAGCAGGACTTGAAAGACGGCACGCTCGACGTGGTGACGACCTCCACGAGTCTGGAACTGGGCATCGACATGCCCCACATCGACCTCGTGGTGCAGGTCGGGTCGCCCAAATCGGTCGCCTCCCTGCTCCAGCGCGTCGGCCGGGCGGGCCACCAACTCGGCCAGACCGTCACGGGGCGAGTCGTCGCGCTCGACCGCGACGAACTCGTGGAGTGTGCGGTGATGCTCAAGAAGGCCGAGGAGGGGTTCGTGGACCGCGTGTTCGTCCCCGAGGAGGCCTACGACGTGGCGGCACAGCACGTCTACGGGATGGCCATCAACGAGGTGCGCCCGGAGCGGGAAGTCCGCGAGATTCTGCGGGGCGCGTACCCCTACCGAAACTTCGTGGACGAGCAGTTCGAGACGCTGTTTCGCTACCTGACCGCCGACTACGAGGGACTGGAAGAGAAGAAGGTCTACGCGAAAATCTGGCGCGACGAGAACGACCCACCCGACGGCGAGTACCACTATCCGGAGTTCGACGTGGGCGAACCCCTCGTCGGGAAACGCGGCAAACTCGCGCGGGTCATCTACATGACCAACATCGGGACGATTCCCGATTCGTTCACCTGCGACGTGTTCACGCGGGGCGACAGCGAGTGGGTCGGCGACTTGGACGAGCAGTATCTCGATACCCTCGAAAAGGGCGACGTGTTCGTCCTCGGCGGCCAGAACTTCGAGTACCAGTATCGCCGCGGGTCGAAGGTGTACGTTGACCGGACCAGCGCGAGACCGACCGTCCCCTCGTGGTTCTCCGAGCGGTTGCCGCTGTCCTACGACCTCGGGCGGAGTATCCTCGACTTTCAGGGCGAACTCTTGGAGAAGTTCCGCAAGCGGGGCAAGCCCGCGGTCCGGGTCTGGCTTCGGGAGTTCCCGCTCGACGAGAACAGCGTCCGCGCCGTCGCCCGGATGTTCGACGAGCAGATTCGCTACGCCGGACCCGAGAGCGTCAGCACGACGACGCGACTCGCGGTGGAGGTCGAACTCGACCGCGAGTCGTACGAGCGCCACTACTACGTCCACTCGAACTACGGCCGAAAATTCAACGACGGTCTCTCGCGGGTCGTCGCCTACCGCTGTGCGAACGCGGCCAACACAAACGTCTCGGTCGCGGTCGCCGACCACGGATTTACGGTCTCGATGCCGCTCAACCGCAAGGTGGACGTTGCCGAGATTCTGCGGGACATCGACTCCGAGGAGGTGCGCGACGACCTCCGGGCGAGTCTCGACGGCACCGACCTCCTCCAGCGGTACTTCCGCATCAACGCCACGCGCGCGCTGATGATTCTGAAACGCTACAAGGGCTACGAGAAGTCCGCCAGCGAACAGCAGGTCTCCAGCGAGATGCTGTTGGGGTTCGCCGAAGAGTTAGAGGACTTCGCAGTCATCGAGGAGACCTACCGGGAGATAATCGAGGACAAACTCGCTATCTCGGCCATCGAGGACCTGATGGCCGCCGTCCAGTCCGGCGAGATGGAGGTCGTCGGGAATCGCGTGGACACGCCGACGCCGCGGGCGTTCGGTCTCGCCACGCTGATGGCCAGCGACGTGGTGCTGGCCGACGACGAGAGTGCAGTTTTGCAGGAGTTTCACGAGCGCGTGCTGGACGAAATCGGCGACGAGTACGGCGACGAAAGCGACGAGACCGGTGGAGCCTCCGCCGCGAAGTAG
- a CDS encoding M20/M25/M40 family metallo-hydrolase, producing the protein MDESTREFLDDLLTTPSPSGFEADVQRIWVDYVSEFADEVRTDEYGNAVAVVEGDDPAVAFTGHADEIGLMVNSVDDEGFVRLSRVGGTDRTVSKGQHVEIHTDDGIVRGVVGQTAIHLRDPEDEELEDIAEQHVDIGVESETEARELVDVGDPITFDTPIRELEGTRMAARGMDNRVGIWVAAEAARRAAESDVDATVYAVSTVQEELGKQGAKMVGFDLPVDAALAVDVTHAVDSPDLGKEKDQHGEVELGAGPVVARGSSNHPEVVRTVRDAASERDLPVQLQASGRSTGTDADAFYTSQGGIPSLNLGLPNRYMHTPVEVIDTDDLDAAADVLAAFAADSAGRDGFAVDI; encoded by the coding sequence ATGGACGAGTCAACCCGCGAGTTCCTCGACGATTTGCTCACGACGCCGAGTCCGTCCGGCTTCGAAGCCGACGTGCAACGAATCTGGGTCGATTACGTCTCGGAGTTCGCCGACGAGGTGCGAACCGACGAGTACGGCAACGCAGTCGCAGTCGTGGAGGGCGACGACCCCGCAGTCGCGTTCACGGGTCACGCCGACGAAATCGGCCTGATGGTAAACAGCGTGGACGACGAGGGCTTCGTCCGCCTCTCGCGGGTCGGCGGCACCGACCGCACGGTCTCGAAGGGCCAGCACGTCGAGATTCACACCGACGACGGCATCGTCCGGGGCGTCGTCGGCCAGACCGCCATCCACCTCCGGGACCCCGAAGACGAGGAGTTAGAGGACATCGCCGAACAGCACGTCGATATCGGCGTCGAGAGCGAGACCGAGGCCCGCGAACTCGTGGACGTGGGCGACCCCATCACCTTCGACACGCCGATTCGGGAGTTGGAAGGCACCCGGATGGCGGCCCGCGGGATGGACAACCGCGTGGGCATCTGGGTGGCCGCGGAGGCCGCCCGGCGCGCGGCCGAATCGGACGTGGACGCGACTGTCTACGCCGTCAGCACCGTTCAAGAGGAACTGGGCAAGCAGGGCGCGAAGATGGTCGGGTTCGACCTGCCGGTGGACGCCGCCCTCGCGGTGGACGTGACCCACGCGGTCGATTCGCCCGACCTCGGCAAGGAGAAAGACCAGCACGGCGAGGTCGAGTTGGGTGCTGGCCCGGTCGTCGCCCGCGGTTCTTCGAACCACCCCGAGGTCGTCCGGACGGTCCGCGATGCCGCCAGCGAGCGCGACCTGCCGGTGCAGTTGCAGGCCTCGGGGCGCTCGACGGGCACCGACGCCGACGCCTTCTACACCTCGCAGGGCGGCATCCCGTCGCTGAACCTCGGACTGCCGAACCGCTACATGCACACGCCGGTCGAGGTCATCGACACCGACGACCTTGACGCCGCGGCCGACGTGCTGGCCGCGTTCGCCGCAGACTCCGCCGGACGTGACGGGTTTGCCGTGGACATCTGA
- a CDS encoding adenine deaminase C-terminal domain-containing protein, translated as MNDLQSVALGDEDADLVITGGRVCLPEKGEFQSRDVVVSDDRIAALPEDATPVIGDETRVITATNRVVAPGFVDAHTHLDLHQTFENAYHYAIEGGTTTVVSEVTGYGPAFGAEGVEQFLAATSYLPVRVRAVVPPQPLLDTFEPRRADDEEAQALVDLLADDRVVGVGETDWIHAVGRDTPAELLYERADAEDKTVSGHAAGCSGEKFAAFATIIDDDHEAISGEDIVERVENGIHAIGRYGSIRDDMEAVGDAYPEVPTAELSLSTDGMWPRELISEGYMDAVVRRAIEEGVEPADAIRMATLNPARHFGLAEEGVGSLSPGSVADVVLIDDLDEVNVTTVVSGGEVVYNKGESKVAPRSHEYPDRFYDSVNVSTDPEQFRVPADAAGVGGESGVEKADGESRTGEVRAVEYQQGLLSGETTVSPPVEGDELLADPDDDILKATLLDRHPKGDGTGFTGFVTGLGLDSGAVATTLTWETTGVLAVGADDEAMLTAVERVAEMGGGWAVVDEGEVVAELPTRVAGVCSDLEVEETAKLYDAVESALRRLGADVDRPMLAVQTMTFPGVPKLKFTFSGYADILNREVVGLTP; from the coding sequence GTGAACGACCTCCAGTCGGTCGCGCTCGGAGACGAGGACGCCGATTTGGTCATCACCGGCGGCCGAGTCTGTCTCCCCGAGAAGGGCGAGTTCCAGTCGCGCGACGTGGTCGTCTCCGACGACCGTATCGCCGCGCTTCCCGAGGACGCCACCCCGGTAATCGGCGACGAGACGCGAGTCATCACCGCGACGAACCGCGTCGTCGCGCCCGGATTCGTGGACGCCCACACTCACCTCGACCTCCACCAGACGTTCGAGAACGCCTACCACTACGCGATAGAGGGCGGCACCACCACGGTCGTCTCGGAGGTCACGGGCTACGGCCCGGCGTTCGGCGCGGAGGGCGTCGAGCAGTTCCTCGCGGCCACCTCCTACCTTCCGGTTCGCGTCCGGGCGGTCGTTCCGCCCCAACCCCTGCTCGATACCTTCGAACCTCGCCGGGCCGACGACGAGGAAGCCCAAGCGCTCGTGGACCTGCTGGCCGACGACCGCGTCGTCGGCGTCGGCGAGACCGACTGGATTCACGCCGTAGGTCGGGACACGCCCGCCGAACTGCTCTACGAGCGCGCCGACGCCGAGGACAAGACCGTCTCAGGCCACGCCGCCGGTTGCTCGGGCGAGAAGTTTGCCGCGTTCGCCACGATAATCGACGACGACCACGAGGCCATCTCGGGCGAGGATATCGTCGAGCGCGTCGAGAACGGCATTCACGCCATCGGGCGCTACGGCTCGATTCGGGACGACATGGAGGCTGTCGGCGACGCCTACCCCGAGGTTCCCACCGCGGAACTCTCGCTCTCGACTGATGGGATGTGGCCCCGCGAACTCATCTCCGAGGGGTACATGGACGCGGTGGTCCGCCGCGCCATCGAGGAGGGCGTCGAACCCGCCGACGCGATTCGCATGGCGACGCTCAACCCCGCGCGCCACTTCGGACTCGCCGAGGAGGGCGTCGGGTCGCTGTCGCCGGGGAGCGTCGCCGACGTGGTTCTCATCGACGACCTCGACGAGGTGAACGTCACGACGGTCGTCAGCGGCGGCGAAGTCGTCTACAACAAGGGCGAGTCGAAGGTCGCGCCCCGGAGCCACGAGTACCCCGACCGCTTCTACGACTCCGTGAACGTCTCGACCGACCCCGAGCAGTTCCGAGTGCCCGCCGACGCCGCGGGCGTCGGCGGCGAGAGCGGAGTCGAGAAGGCCGACGGCGAATCCCGCACGGGCGAGGTCCGCGCGGTCGAGTACCAGCAGGGACTCCTCTCGGGCGAGACGACCGTCTCCCCGCCGGTCGAGGGCGACGAACTGCTCGCGGACCCCGACGACGACATCCTCAAGGCGACCCTGCTCGACCGCCATCCGAAGGGCGATGGCACTGGTTTCACCGGGTTCGTGACCGGTCTCGGTCTCGACTCCGGCGCGGTCGCAACCACGCTGACGTGGGAGACCACAGGCGTCCTCGCGGTCGGCGCGGACGACGAGGCCATGCTAACCGCGGTCGAACGCGTCGCGGAGATGGGTGGCGGATGGGCCGTCGTGGACGAGGGCGAGGTCGTCGCGGAACTCCCGACCCGCGTCGCGGGCGTCTGCTCGGACCTCGAAGTCGAGGAGACCGCAAAGCTCTACGACGCCGTGGAGTCGGCGCTCCGACGACTCGGCGCGGACGTGGACCGTCCCATGCTGGCGGTCCAGACGATGACGTTCCCCGGCGTCCCGAAACTCAAGTTCACATTCTCGGGGTACGCCGACATTCTGAATCGGGAAGTCGTCGGGTTAACGCCCTGA
- the sucD gene encoding succinate--CoA ligase subunit alpha, which translates to MSVLVDSDTRVVVQGITGGEGKFHAEQMMEYGTNIVAGAVPGKGGQEVAGVPVYDTVHEAAREEDADASVVFVPPAFAGDAVFEALDAPLDLVVAITEGIPTQDMAKVNKRLSEVDTRLIGPNCPGIITPGESKLGILPGNIFESGEVGLVSRSGTLTYQVVDNLTSRGIGQTTAIGIGGDPIIGTDFIDALELFENDPDTKAVVMCGEIGGEDEEEAAQYIAENMDTPVAGFIAGRTAPPGKRMGHAGAIVSGSGTGTAESKINALNDAGVPVGDTPNEVADHIEDFL; encoded by the coding sequence ATGAGCGTTCTAGTCGATTCCGACACCAGAGTCGTCGTACAGGGCATCACTGGCGGGGAAGGCAAGTTCCACGCCGAACAGATGATGGAGTACGGGACCAACATCGTCGCCGGTGCGGTGCCGGGCAAGGGCGGCCAAGAGGTCGCTGGCGTCCCGGTCTACGACACGGTCCACGAAGCGGCCCGCGAGGAAGACGCCGACGCCTCGGTCGTCTTCGTCCCGCCCGCGTTCGCGGGCGACGCCGTCTTCGAGGCGCTCGACGCGCCGCTCGACCTCGTGGTCGCCATCACGGAAGGCATCCCGACCCAAGACATGGCGAAGGTCAACAAGCGACTGAGCGAGGTCGATACCCGCCTCATCGGGCCGAACTGTCCGGGCATCATCACCCCTGGCGAGTCCAAACTCGGCATCCTGCCGGGCAACATCTTCGAGTCGGGCGAGGTCGGTCTCGTCTCCCGGTCTGGCACCCTCACCTATCAGGTCGTGGATAACCTCACTAGCCGAGGAATCGGTCAGACTACCGCCATCGGCATCGGCGGCGACCCCATCATCGGGACGGACTTCATCGACGCGCTCGAACTGTTCGAGAACGACCCCGACACGAAGGCGGTCGTCATGTGCGGCGAAATCGGCGGCGAGGACGAGGAAGAGGCCGCCCAGTACATCGCCGAGAACATGGACACGCCGGTCGCTGGCTTCATCGCGGGCCGGACCGCGCCGCCGGGCAAGCGCATGGGCCACGCGGGCGCAATCGTCTCCGGTAGCGGCACCGGCACCGCAGAGAGCAAAATCAACGCGCTGAACGACGCTGGTGTCCCGGTCGGCGACACGCCCAACGAGGTCGCGGACCACATCGAAGACTTCCTGTAG
- a CDS encoding lactate racemase domain-containing protein produces MELPYGDTTIEVALPDCDVTVADPPGGDPVDPREAAAEAMADPHGALLSERVSADDEVAIVVTDVTRATPDDVLVDLLVSELDAAGISRDQISIVVGLGLHRPMTDEELRNALGEYADLAQNHDAEAAEVVGELRGPDGESVPVEMNPTVAAADAVVSTGMVEPHQYAGFSGGAKTVAIGAGGESLIRYTHGPAMLAREGVRLGRVEGNPFRAMLDRAGDLIGVDFCLNVTHGPAGISDASAGDHRKVVEDLAESCKNNISVSLTDTYDAVVAGVGAPKDANLYQTTRAATYLALGDYDPLASPARRAGDASQREGGSGASGRIVVPAPLQEGAGEGTGEKRFYDWLSRAESADALYDEMRRGYDPGAQRAFVVARVLREYDLYVTNSDHPEVVEDCLMCARESVADAVEPGSDVLVVPDALDTLLTVA; encoded by the coding sequence ATGGAACTCCCCTACGGCGATACCACCATCGAGGTCGCCCTGCCCGACTGCGACGTGACGGTCGCCGACCCGCCCGGTGGCGACCCGGTGGACCCCCGCGAGGCCGCCGCGGAAGCGATGGCCGACCCGCACGGGGCGCTCCTCTCCGAGCGCGTGAGCGCGGACGACGAGGTGGCCATCGTCGTGACCGACGTGACCCGCGCGACGCCCGACGACGTGTTGGTCGATTTGCTCGTCTCGGAACTCGACGCGGCTGGAATATCCCGCGACCAAATTTCCATCGTGGTCGGTCTCGGTCTCCACCGGCCGATGACTGACGAGGAGTTACGGAACGCACTCGGCGAGTACGCCGACCTCGCACAGAACCACGACGCCGAGGCCGCCGAGGTCGTCGGCGAACTCCGAGGACCCGACGGCGAGTCCGTGCCCGTCGAGATGAACCCGACCGTCGCGGCGGCCGACGCCGTGGTCTCGACCGGGATGGTCGAACCCCACCAGTACGCGGGATTCTCCGGCGGCGCGAAGACCGTTGCTATCGGCGCTGGCGGCGAGTCGCTCATCCGGTACACCCACGGCCCGGCGATGCTGGCCCGCGAGGGCGTCCGCTTGGGCCGCGTCGAGGGCAACCCCTTCCGCGCAATGCTCGACCGAGCGGGCGATCTGATAGGAGTCGATTTCTGTCTCAACGTCACGCACGGTCCCGCCGGAATCTCGGACGCGAGCGCGGGCGACCATCGAAAAGTGGTCGAAGACCTTGCAGAGTCGTGCAAAAACAATATTTCTGTTTCTCTAACCGATACGTATGATGCTGTCGTCGCGGGCGTCGGCGCGCCGAAAGATGCGAACCTCTACCAGACCACGCGGGCCGCGACGTATCTCGCTCTGGGCGACTACGACCCGCTCGCGTCTCCGGCGCGGCGCGCCGGAGACGCAAGCCAGCGGGAAGGCGGTTCGGGCGCGAGCGGCCGCATCGTCGTCCCCGCGCCCTTGCAGGAGGGCGCGGGCGAGGGCACGGGCGAGAAACGCTTCTACGACTGGCTCAGTCGCGCCGAGAGCGCCGACGCCCTCTACGACGAGATGCGGCGGGGCTACGACCCCGGCGCACAGCGCGCGTTCGTCGTGGCCCGCGTCCTCCGGGAGTACGACCTCTACGTCACGAACAGCGACCATCCCGAGGTCGTCGAGGACTGCCTGATGTGCGCCCGCGAGTCCGTCGCCGACGCCGTGGAACCCGGAAGCGACGTGCTAGTCGTCCCGGACGCGCTCGATACGTTGCTGACCGTCGCGTAG
- a CDS encoding DUF7511 domain-containing protein, whose protein sequence is MSTDPDTFDTRTAPDHCADFETETRDHRPDIALRSVVVEYEDRPDRRTVYPAGVSEMERMSSWLTADDDAFVDLEATR, encoded by the coding sequence ATGAGTACGGACCCCGACACCTTTGACACACGGACCGCCCCGGACCACTGCGCGGACTTCGAGACCGAGACCCGCGACCACCGCCCAGACATCGCGTTGCGCTCCGTCGTCGTCGAGTACGAAGACCGGCCGGACCGACGGACGGTGTACCCCGCTGGCGTCTCCGAGATGGAGCGCATGTCGTCGTGGCTCACCGCCGACGACGACGCTTTCGTGGACCTCGAAGCGACTCGCTGA
- a CDS encoding zinc ribbon domain-containing protein, with protein sequence MDLALRLLMACFVIAAPTLLYLGLLRGLEKIRDATLLLALAERDDVPREVSDRATRALDRGTVRADGRGSGDADAPDAVPAPASFACSTCGASNMTGARYCRNCLGELNR encoded by the coding sequence ATGGACCTCGCCCTCCGACTTTTGATGGCCTGCTTCGTGATAGCCGCGCCGACGCTCCTATACTTGGGCCTGCTGCGCGGACTCGAAAAGATACGCGATGCCACGCTCCTACTGGCGCTCGCGGAGCGCGACGACGTACCGCGAGAGGTGTCGGACAGGGCCACCCGAGCGCTCGATAGGGGTACGGTTCGCGCCGACGGCCGCGGGTCAGGCGACGCGGACGCGCCCGACGCCGTACCTGCACCTGCCTCGTTCGCCTGCTCGACCTGCGGCGCGTCGAACATGACCGGCGCGAGATACTGTCGGAACTGTCTCGGCGAGCTGAATCGGTAG
- a CDS encoding DUF7127 family protein has protein sequence MKTPQPLQSAANEEDVTIARREYDDENVVTVDFGPGVEVSLDCLGDLAIVVAGARQFEFEMPAEATDVTIKNGMLVIAESDR, from the coding sequence GTGAAGACTCCCCAACCCCTTCAGTCCGCCGCGAACGAGGAGGACGTGACCATCGCTCGCCGGGAGTACGACGACGAGAACGTCGTCACCGTCGATTTCGGTCCCGGCGTCGAGGTGTCGCTGGACTGTCTCGGCGACCTCGCCATCGTCGTCGCTGGCGCCCGGCAGTTCGAGTTCGAGATGCCCGCCGAGGCGACAGACGTGACGATAAAAAACGGGATGCTCGTTATCGCGGAATCCGACCGCTAA
- a CDS encoding DUF7553 family protein gives MNNHFEDAWYYAKRASNHLARGIREELTPVERRLRKATGREQTPTTRVERWRAELKATEDEAADRARRAVRKARERV, from the coding sequence ATGAACAACCACTTCGAAGACGCGTGGTACTACGCCAAGCGCGCGAGCAACCACCTCGCCCGCGGCATCCGCGAGGAACTGACCCCCGTCGAGCGACGACTCCGGAAGGCGACCGGCCGCGAGCAGACGCCGACGACCCGCGTCGAGCGATGGCGCGCGGAACTGAAAGCGACCGAGGACGAAGCCGCCGACCGCGCCCGACGCGCGGTGCGAAAGGCCCGCGAGCGAGTCTGA
- a CDS encoding MBL fold metallo-hydrolase yields MFTRLSIPTPFQVGPVNAYLAGRTLVDPGPGSEEAWAALLDELESRDMGPTDIEQVLVTHPHPDHFGLAKRLREAGARIVASPTTAEIIADFETRLDYEQSYFVDFFETHGMARETAETITDLPEVFLNVAPGVETDAELGDGETVEVAGTDLTAEAVQGHAAGETVFTYETDGEERAIVGDHVLPDITPNPLLQPPATDDGERPRVLPAFNRSLANLRDREFDRVLPGHREEIANPSERIGEILASHDERTENVREIVEDGPTTAVEVMEELFDDLPATEYFSGMSEAVGHLDVLDERGEVESSEQGGVVVWEVAE; encoded by the coding sequence ATGTTCACGCGGCTCTCGATACCGACGCCGTTTCAGGTCGGTCCGGTCAACGCCTATCTCGCTGGGCGGACGCTGGTAGACCCCGGACCGGGAAGCGAAGAGGCGTGGGCGGCCCTGCTCGACGAACTCGAATCCCGCGATATGGGACCCACGGACATCGAGCAGGTGCTGGTGACCCACCCGCACCCCGACCACTTCGGACTCGCCAAGCGACTCCGGGAGGCGGGCGCGCGCATCGTCGCCAGTCCGACGACCGCCGAGATTATCGCCGACTTCGAGACCCGCCTCGACTACGAGCAGTCCTATTTCGTGGACTTTTTCGAGACCCACGGGATGGCACGCGAGACGGCCGAGACCATCACCGACCTGCCGGAGGTGTTCCTCAACGTCGCGCCCGGCGTCGAGACCGACGCCGAACTCGGTGACGGCGAGACCGTCGAAGTCGCCGGAACCGACCTCACCGCCGAGGCCGTACAGGGCCACGCGGCGGGCGAGACCGTCTTCACCTACGAGACCGACGGCGAGGAGCGCGCCATCGTCGGCGACCACGTCCTCCCCGACATCACGCCCAACCCCTTGCTCCAACCGCCCGCGACGGACGACGGCGAGCGCCCGCGGGTCCTCCCGGCGTTCAACCGCTCGCTAGCGAATCTCCGCGACCGCGAGTTCGACCGCGTGTTGCCGGGCCACCGCGAGGAGATTGCGAACCCGAGCGAGCGAATCGGCGAGATTCTGGCGTCTCACGACGAGCGCACGGAGAACGTCCGCGAAATTGTCGAGGACGGCCCGACGACCGCGGTCGAAGTGATGGAGGAGCTGTTCGACGACCTGCCAGCGACCGAGTATTTCTCGGGGATGAGCGAGGCGGTCGGTCACCTCGACGTGCTGGACGAGCGCGGCGAAGTCGAGTCCAGCGAGCAGGGCGGCGTCGTCGTCTGGGAGGTGGCAGAGTGA
- a CDS encoding DUF7282 domain-containing protein, which produces MTDTTRTVLVAGLVALAVLTGAALASPASTTTTTDEQANETASVSMPDQKLDGDAVTIDDASLPDGGFVVVYNQSGAPIGHTGYLDAGDHENLSVSLNTTVETAQVLVVSPVRNNGSESYNASADTMVYQTETGSDVSDTSYVYFQERGEATTDDGAEETTARDTSVTTTEEMSEESTTAADTTEETTTDDSSGSVPGFTPITGVVALVAAALVGLRRS; this is translated from the coding sequence ATGACAGATACGACGCGAACGGTCCTCGTTGCGGGACTCGTCGCCCTCGCGGTTCTCACCGGAGCGGCCCTTGCAAGCCCCGCAAGCACGACCACGACGACTGACGAACAGGCCAACGAAACCGCCTCCGTCTCGATGCCCGACCAGAAGTTGGACGGCGACGCCGTGACCATCGACGACGCCTCTCTCCCCGACGGCGGATTCGTGGTAGTCTACAACCAGAGCGGCGCGCCCATCGGCCACACCGGCTATCTCGACGCGGGCGACCACGAGAACCTCTCGGTCTCGCTGAACACGACCGTCGAGACGGCACAGGTGCTGGTCGTCTCGCCCGTCCGGAACAACGGTAGCGAGAGCTACAACGCCTCCGCTGACACGATGGTCTACCAGACCGAGACCGGTTCGGACGTGTCGGACACGAGCTACGTCTACTTCCAAGAGCGCGGTGAGGCGACGACCGACGACGGTGCCGAGGAGACGACCGCTCGGGACACCTCGGTCACGACCACCGAGGAGATGAGCGAGGAGTCCACGACGGCGGCCGACACCACCGAAGAGACGACGACTGACGACTCCAGCGGGAGCGTCCCCGGATTCACGCCGATTACCGGCGTCGTCGCGCTGGTCGCGGCCGCGCTCGTCGGCCTGCGCCGGAGCTAA